The following are from one region of the Nicotiana tabacum cultivar K326 chromosome 3, ASM71507v2, whole genome shotgun sequence genome:
- the LOC107821569 gene encoding uncharacterized protein LOC107821569 — translation MHFGLIEPLSKLQSACHHTSWYLGRRVTLPVELEHRALWALRQLNLNIEATGASRVTELHKLDEFRYHTFESTRLYKERMKMIHDNNIIEWSIKIGDMVLLYNSRLRLFSGKLKSRWSHPTGAVESAAENYSRKFRGNGHRLKHYVGMDTEKVVSVIHLIKPPMLSVP, via the coding sequence atgcactttGGGCTTATCGAACCGCTTTCAAAACTCCAATCGGCttgtcaccatacaagttggtatttgggaaggcgTGTCACTTTACCGGTAGAGTTGGAGCATAGAGCTTTGTGGGCTTTGAGGCAGTTGAATCTCAATATTGAAGCTACGGGAGCAAGTAGAGTCACGGAGTTGCATAAGCTTGATGAGTTCCGATATCAcacttttgagagcacaagattatacaaggagagaatgaagatgatACATGATAATAATATTATTGAGTGGAGTATTAAGATTGGAGATatggtattgctatacaactcaAGACTGAGGTTATTTTCGGGCAAATTAAAGTCAAGATGGTCACATCCCACTGGTGCCGTAGAGAGTGCTGCAGAAAATTACTCTCGCAAGTTCAGAGGCAATGGGCACAGATTAAAACATTATGTAGGCATGGATACAGAAAAGGTAGTATCAGTGATTCATTTGATCAAGCCTCCGATGTTGAGTGTACCTTAA